In Calditrichota bacterium, a genomic segment contains:
- a CDS encoding PorV/PorQ family protein, translating into MKLLCIYILAIFFLASNIYAGDPNRIGTTSGTQLLIPIGARSIALGNSTIANVSGVEALYWNPAGASKIARSEVMVNQMQYIADINVSFIGGILSTNEIGTFGFFVNSLDFGDITETTTDLPEGTGRTYSPTFVTAGVTYSRYLTDRILAGVTGKYISEEIQQTSASALAFDFGIQYAFNNELRLGVVLKNLGGKMQYDGRNLETESQIPGSNVGADNGFFRGIAVESNIPTIFTMGLAYKVNINESNNVNFMGSFSNFNEANDEIYAGAEYALNNTVFLRGGYHALTEQNDDNLFGATFGAGLNYEIDEFVVTIDYAFSQVTDYFDSNNVFTIKFAY; encoded by the coding sequence ATGAAACTACTATGTATTTATATACTTGCTATCTTTTTTTTAGCTAGCAATATTTATGCAGGTGATCCAAATAGAATTGGAACAACTTCAGGGACACAATTGCTTATTCCTATAGGTGCACGATCAATAGCTCTTGGTAATTCTACTATAGCTAATGTATCTGGAGTTGAAGCTCTGTATTGGAACCCTGCCGGAGCTTCTAAAATAGCACGGTCAGAGGTGATGGTTAATCAGATGCAATATATTGCTGACATAAATGTAAGTTTTATCGGTGGAATATTAAGTACGAATGAAATCGGGACTTTTGGTTTTTTTGTCAACAGTTTAGATTTTGGTGATATAACTGAAACAACAACTGATTTACCTGAAGGAACTGGTAGGACTTATTCCCCGACCTTTGTAACAGCAGGAGTTACATATAGCCGATATTTAACAGATCGAATTTTGGCTGGCGTGACTGGTAAATATATTTCAGAAGAAATTCAACAAACCAGTGCATCAGCACTAGCATTTGATTTTGGTATTCAATATGCATTTAATAATGAATTACGATTAGGTGTTGTATTAAAGAATTTAGGTGGTAAAATGCAATATGATGGTCGTAATCTTGAGACTGAGTCTCAAATTCCCGGATCAAATGTTGGCGCAGATAATGGTTTTTTTAGAGGAATAGCAGTTGAGTCAAATATACCAACTATATTTACTATGGGCCTAGCTTATAAAGTTAATATTAACGAAAGTAATAATGTTAATTTTATGGGGTCTTTTTCTAATTTTAATGAAGCAAATGACGAAATATACGCCGGTGCTGAATATGCCTTAAACAATACAGTATTCTTGCGTGGTGGTTATCATGCTTTAACAGAGCAAAATGACGATAATCTTTTCGGTGCTACATTTGGTGCTGGGTTAAATTATGAAATTGATGAATTTGTTGTTACTATAGATTATGCATTTTCACAAGTAACAGATTATTTTGACAGTAATAATGTTTTTACAATTAAGTTTGCATATTAA
- a CDS encoding TonB-dependent receptor yields MFKLLQVILLIFFLAIFALAGTTGKLSGIVQDKATGDPLPGVNVLIEGTLLGASTDVDGFYTILHIPAKTYTVKFIYVGYQDIKVENIRIVPDITKRLNAELTEATLELDEQIIVVAERPFFEVSATNTVRVLDSEQIENMPIKGVNQAVAVNAGVVSADGSGGETDNAALNVRGGRANETLVIVDGIPINNILGGGGNGAQGTLPDVAIEQVSSQLGGFSAKYGNAQAGIVNIVTKSGEKKYFGGIEGLNSSLFDDFDYTSVSAYLGGPLFPGSKTYGFFGSVELLDTKDDDPSAINLKIPSAGINSSLLPDNESQVLRYTGKIDGHWGNLSAILSSNGSFRESRIPVANYYKNNSAHNPRVDEVDLGASLKLSYTFDNTAFGDAIIRYRRNNYERGDGVWGDNFYGYGDPTINSAIDTPGEIIRQDDVGVFNAEGAVNNRYTKYQLDTYGFDLNFTKQFDNNLVEIGFNYDLNTLRYYTFSPRGLAIGQDDFTEEERYFNLQPFYYGYDLFGEELESNQERNISGQTYTEFGARNPIQLAAYFQDKVEFEDFILNLGFRWDYFDADGYRFRKKDDIYGFGANPNRLELADLEKIPVENYISPRIGFAFPVTEKTVFHAQYGIFKQRGDFFRTYDSWLSMNDLENGEDLLIVYNGHTEAENTTQYEFGFKQQIADFASLDLTAYYKNIRGLLNIVQQQTSFGLDTLNYLTAANTDFGTVKGLAASFNLRRIGPISAKLDYTLAVSEGTGSSQTSSYTAAFRNANGEVPKQIAPLDFDQRHTLTANIDVRAGDKEGPMLFGQHLFQNTGANFLITYNSGRPYTPLEYVDVTIDQTQQGDVSQFINSTYSEGTFRVDLKIDKLITVGKMQIVPYLWVQNLFNRENFTFVYQSTGKPDDSAFLSTSEGIQRVRASGEPYIEDYKALEKDPQNYGVPRIVRLGLKIRF; encoded by the coding sequence ATGTTTAAACTATTGCAAGTAATATTGCTTATTTTCTTTTTGGCAATATTTGCTCTTGCTGGTACTACTGGCAAGTTGAGTGGGATTGTTCAGGATAAAGCAACAGGAGATCCACTACCTGGGGTGAATGTACTCATTGAAGGGACATTATTGGGTGCATCAACAGATGTTGATGGGTTTTATACAATCTTACATATCCCGGCTAAGACATACACAGTAAAATTTATATATGTTGGTTATCAAGATATTAAAGTTGAAAATATTAGGATCGTTCCTGATATCACAAAAAGGCTAAATGCTGAATTGACAGAAGCAACTTTAGAATTGGATGAACAAATAATTGTTGTTGCTGAGAGACCTTTCTTTGAAGTTTCTGCAACAAATACAGTTCGGGTTTTGGATTCTGAACAGATTGAAAACATGCCAATAAAAGGTGTGAACCAAGCAGTAGCAGTTAATGCTGGTGTTGTTTCTGCTGATGGTAGTGGTGGTGAAACAGATAATGCTGCGTTAAATGTGCGAGGTGGGCGTGCAAATGAAACACTAGTTATTGTAGATGGTATCCCTATTAATAATATTCTCGGTGGCGGTGGAAATGGTGCACAAGGCACTCTTCCAGATGTAGCGATTGAACAAGTATCATCACAACTTGGTGGCTTTAGTGCTAAATATGGAAACGCACAGGCTGGAATTGTTAATATTGTTACTAAAAGTGGTGAAAAAAAATATTTTGGAGGTATTGAAGGTTTAAATTCTTCTCTGTTTGATGACTTTGATTACACATCAGTCTCTGCATATTTAGGCGGACCCTTATTCCCAGGCTCAAAAACTTATGGTTTTTTTGGATCTGTGGAACTCTTGGATACAAAAGATGATGATCCGAGTGCAATTAATCTCAAAATACCATCTGCAGGGATAAATTCTTCACTTCTCCCTGATAATGAAAGCCAGGTTTTACGTTATACCGGTAAAATTGATGGGCACTGGGGTAATCTTAGTGCAATATTAAGTAGCAACGGTTCTTTTCGGGAATCACGTATTCCTGTTGCTAACTATTATAAAAACAATTCTGCCCATAACCCTCGAGTAGATGAAGTTGATTTAGGAGCCTCGTTGAAATTGTCTTATACCTTTGATAATACTGCATTTGGGGACGCTATTATTAGATATCGCCGAAATAACTATGAAAGAGGCGACGGTGTTTGGGGAGATAATTTTTATGGGTATGGAGATCCAACAATAAACTCAGCAATTGATACACCGGGTGAAATAATCAGGCAAGATGATGTGGGTGTTTTTAACGCTGAAGGAGCTGTAAATAACAGATATACAAAATATCAACTTGATACTTACGGCTTCGATTTAAACTTTACAAAACAATTTGACAACAACCTGGTTGAAATAGGTTTTAACTACGACTTAAACACACTGCGTTATTATACTTTTTCACCACGTGGTTTAGCAATTGGCCAGGATGATTTTACTGAAGAAGAAAGGTATTTCAATCTTCAACCATTTTACTATGGTTATGATTTGTTTGGTGAAGAACTTGAAAGTAATCAGGAAAGAAATATTTCAGGGCAAACTTACACTGAATTTGGAGCACGTAATCCTATTCAATTGGCAGCATACTTCCAGGACAAGGTCGAGTTTGAGGATTTTATCTTAAATCTTGGTTTCCGGTGGGATTATTTTGATGCAGATGGTTACAGGTTTAGAAAGAAAGATGATATTTACGGTTTTGGTGCCAACCCAAACCGCTTGGAATTAGCAGATCTTGAGAAAATTCCTGTGGAAAACTATATAAGCCCAAGAATTGGTTTTGCTTTTCCTGTAACAGAAAAAACCGTATTTCATGCTCAGTATGGCATATTTAAACAAAGAGGTGATTTTTTTAGAACTTATGACTCCTGGTTAAGCATGAATGATCTTGAGAATGGAGAAGACCTTCTTATTGTTTACAATGGTCATACAGAAGCTGAAAATACCACACAATATGAGTTTGGATTTAAGCAACAGATTGCTGATTTTGCTTCTCTTGATTTGACAGCTTACTATAAAAATATTCGTGGGCTTTTAAATATAGTCCAACAACAAACCTCTTTTGGGCTAGATACTCTTAATTATCTAACTGCAGCAAATACAGATTTTGGTACTGTAAAAGGTTTGGCTGCAAGTTTTAACTTACGTAGAATCGGACCGATTTCTGCAAAACTTGATTATACACTGGCAGTTTCTGAAGGAACAGGTTCAAGTCAAACCAGTTCTTATACTGCGGCGTTTCGTAATGCAAATGGTGAAGTACCAAAACAGATTGCCCCTCTGGACTTTGATCAACGCCATACTCTTACTGCAAATATCGATGTTCGTGCGGGTGATAAAGAAGGACCTATGCTATTTGGGCAACATTTGTTTCAAAATACCGGAGCAAATTTTTTAATTACTTATAATAGCGGAAGACCTTATACGCCACTAGAGTATGTTGATGTTACTATTGATCAGACGCAACAGGGTGATGTTTCTCAGTTCATTAATAGTACATATTCAGAAGGGACATTTCGTGTAGATTTAAAAATTGACAAATTAATCACTGTTGGGAAAATGCAGATTGTACCTTATTTATGGGTTCAAAACCTGTTTAATCGCGAAAACTTTACATTTGTGTACCAGTCAACAGGAAAACCAGATGATTCTGCTTTTCTTAGTACTTCAGAAGGTATACAAAGAGTTCGTGCTTCAGGAGAACCTTATATTGAAGATTATAAAGCACTTGAAAAAGATCCTCAAAATTATGGAGTTCCACGTATTGTACGCCTTGGACTGAAAATTAGGTTTTAA
- a CDS encoding T9SS type A sorting domain-containing protein, with amino-acid sequence MSKLFTVLFLLLFSASLFAGSTIEKKAKRIDSTQDAITSEVIASSFHKTAAGHVLGSTVYDYGTNSVLSRMMATSATGIHMVYMNRQVAGGDRFVTYDFFDLSSESFFGNQSLTEDRSTGWGRVVNGKNDEALAVTHGGGTSYFADAGEAFYSFTETAFGDGRVFPCIDRVGDVIVIAAGSDTLYISTDHGSTWSGSTFPVVPDTAQAPSNSEQEVLIDPTDANHFMSSFATEGSSDGEGAWIAESNDGGATWTYTQVIDELWNNGTQYFVSNFGQYGSVFDAQGTFHAVYNGYGQAAVGADTAVIVPVLYWNDRDKAIVEVDGGLGRDTSFSALATGPYPGNGIGNAYPSIATNGDYVAVVWQKPETDESGNLIFAKDFPGDSTSGIFSTDIWIATSTDGGATFSAPKYLAGTTGTSETFPNLTRSIVMVDDKMYVDLLYYVDNSPGVSLFGEGSAAMGDWVYERIEVDFVTGIGDGEFVAQGFDLKQNFPNPFNPTTEINFTLKAAQEVTLEVFNTVGQKVAVLLNNQKMKNGLNKVTFNANGFASGVYYYTLTAGDLTSTKKMVLMK; translated from the coding sequence ATGAGTAAGTTATTTACAGTTCTATTTTTATTATTATTTAGTGCATCTCTCTTCGCAGGCTCAACTATTGAAAAGAAAGCAAAGAGAATTGATAGTACTCAAGATGCTATCACATCAGAAGTAATTGCTAGCAGTTTTCATAAAACAGCTGCTGGTCATGTTTTAGGCTCTACAGTTTACGATTATGGTACAAATTCTGTTTTGAGCCGTATGATGGCAACTTCTGCAACTGGTATTCATATGGTTTATATGAACAGACAAGTAGCAGGTGGCGATCGTTTTGTTACATATGATTTTTTCGATCTATCAAGCGAAAGTTTCTTTGGAAACCAATCACTTACAGAAGACCGCAGTACAGGCTGGGGTAGAGTTGTAAATGGTAAAAATGATGAAGCGTTGGCTGTAACTCATGGTGGAGGAACTTCTTATTTTGCCGATGCAGGTGAAGCATTCTACTCTTTTACTGAAACCGCTTTTGGTGACGGACGTGTTTTCCCATGTATAGACAGGGTTGGCGATGTAATTGTAATTGCTGCCGGTAGTGATACTCTTTATATCAGTACGGATCATGGCTCTACATGGTCTGGGTCTACTTTTCCAGTAGTTCCTGATACGGCTCAAGCACCAAGTAATTCTGAACAGGAAGTATTAATTGATCCAACAGATGCAAACCATTTTATGTCTTCATTTGCAACTGAAGGATCTTCAGATGGCGAGGGTGCATGGATTGCCGAGAGTAACGATGGTGGTGCTACATGGACTTATACACAAGTAATTGATGAGCTTTGGAATAATGGAACCCAGTATTTTGTCTCTAACTTTGGACAGTATGGTTCTGTTTTTGATGCACAAGGTACTTTCCATGCAGTTTACAATGGTTATGGCCAGGCTGCTGTTGGTGCAGATACGGCAGTTATCGTTCCAGTTCTATATTGGAATGACAGAGATAAAGCAATTGTGGAAGTTGACGGTGGTCTTGGAAGAGATACATCATTTTCGGCCTTAGCAACAGGCCCATATCCTGGAAACGGAATTGGTAATGCATATCCTTCAATTGCTACAAATGGTGATTATGTTGCAGTTGTTTGGCAAAAACCTGAAACAGATGAAAGTGGAAATTTGATTTTTGCTAAGGATTTCCCTGGTGACTCTACTTCTGGTATTTTCTCAACAGATATTTGGATCGCTACTTCAACTGATGGTGGTGCAACTTTTTCAGCACCGAAATATCTTGCGGGAACAACAGGGACTTCTGAAACTTTCCCTAACCTGACAAGAAGCATTGTTATGGTTGATGATAAAATGTATGTTGACTTGTTATACTATGTTGATAACAGCCCAGGTGTTAGCCTTTTTGGCGAAGGTAGTGCAGCTATGGGTGATTGGGTTTATGAGCGGATAGAAGTTGATTTTGTAACTGGTATTGGAGATGGTGAATTTGTTGCACAAGGTTTTGACCTAAAACAAAACTTTCCAAATCCATTTAATCCAACCACTGAAATTAATTTTACTTTAAAGGCAGCTCAAGAGGTTACTTTAGAAGTATTTAATACTGTCGGTCAAAAAGTTGCCGTTTTATTGAATAACCAAAAGATGAAAAATGGTCTCAATAAAGTTACATTTAATGCAAATGGCTTTGCCTCTGGTGTTTATTATTATACTTTAACGGCTGGTGATTTAACATCTACTAAAAAGATGGTTCTAATGAAATAG
- a CDS encoding GWxTD domain-containing protein — protein sequence MKSNKNVNVNGLLAIKLFLNATNEIIINKKYSFEQDINLYPIATTGILKYSLKKGTYNCELKATDLNNLKSSDSISFIFTINGYNPKQFSVSDIQFATSIIKTSKNNSPFYKNNYEIIPNTSGIYGETLPVLYFYSELYNLNRGTESKSLKLRYSVYNQYEEEVFFKVKKVISSERSIIFAESVNVSKFPSGSYKLELSLSDSVTNKMAKNRKRFTIINPNINETKTNIGTSHLMLSEFGTMRNEQLAEVFLVSRYLASQKEIAFWGTLKDSTEKQEFLYQFWKKRDATPGTINNETKQIYFNRVEIANKRFDTFNKKGSLTDRGRVFCIYGEPNEIERYPNKPDLKPYEIWHYYTNDGNTIFVFAKINLFTEMQLIHSNKIGELQNPSWQDYLNR from the coding sequence ATGAAATCCAACAAAAATGTTAATGTAAATGGACTATTGGCAATAAAGTTATTTTTAAATGCAACTAACGAAATAATTATCAATAAAAAATATTCTTTTGAACAAGATATTAACCTGTATCCAATTGCAACTACAGGTATACTAAAGTATTCATTAAAAAAGGGTACATATAATTGCGAACTTAAGGCAACGGATTTAAATAACTTGAAAAGTTCAGATAGTATTTCTTTTATATTTACAATTAATGGCTACAATCCTAAACAATTTTCTGTTAGTGATATCCAATTTGCCACTTCGATAATAAAAACAAGTAAAAATAATTCTCCATTTTATAAGAATAATTATGAAATTATTCCAAACACAAGTGGCATTTATGGAGAAACACTTCCAGTTCTCTATTTTTATTCAGAGCTTTATAATTTAAATAGAGGAACTGAATCTAAATCATTAAAACTAAGATATTCCGTTTATAATCAATATGAAGAAGAGGTTTTTTTTAAAGTAAAAAAAGTTATATCAAGCGAAAGATCTATCATATTTGCTGAATCTGTCAATGTTTCTAAATTTCCTTCAGGAAGTTATAAACTAGAATTGTCTCTCTCAGATTCTGTAACCAATAAAATGGCAAAAAATAGAAAACGATTTACAATAATAAACCCAAATATAAATGAAACTAAAACAAATATTGGTACTTCACATTTGATGTTGTCAGAATTTGGCACTATGAGAAATGAACAATTAGCAGAGGTTTTTTTAGTCTCACGTTACTTGGCTTCACAAAAAGAAATAGCTTTCTGGGGCACTTTGAAAGATTCTACTGAAAAACAAGAATTTTTGTATCAGTTTTGGAAAAAGCGTGATGCAACACCGGGGACTATAAATAATGAAACTAAACAAATTTATTTCAATAGAGTTGAGATAGCCAATAAAAGGTTTGATACATTTAATAAAAAAGGTTCTCTGACCGATCGAGGAAGGGTTTTTTGCATTTATGGAGAACCAAATGAAATAGAACGATATCCAAATAAACCTGATTTAAAACCTTACGAGATATGGCACTACTATACAAATGACGGAAACACTATATTTGTTTTTGCAAAAATTAACTTATTTACTGAAATGCAACTGATTCATTCCAATAAAATTGGAGAACTCCAAAATCCAAGTTGGCAAGATTATTTAAACAGATAA
- a CDS encoding T9SS type A sorting domain-containing protein has translation MKKTKFFIFLLVIFSTLLFAKDVNDSKKSKLGKVTLTGQTARMNINRVDLAVTNDGQTGNDADSFYPNGTDLSFIFSGGPVMSGYVNGSLRTAWMAPASRIQELQPGNAGTNPDAAEFVFYTVNGSDAQGSENYIKWADAVAIGADFYDADGDGAYDPNIDKPDIIGDRTLWCVYNDGVPASSRDVLNTQALGIEVRQSIWAFQRSDALGDVVFIRYSVVNVSGNDIDDMIISGWTDPDLGTPTDDLIGCDTTLSMGYIYNFQDDGDYGLNPPAFGIDFFQGAIIDAPGDTAFNFRGPLLGVDTLLDMKNLPLTSFMYYENGGNILPGPTNKDIARNYQLGGLDANSDPVVPQDWGAGGDASSNEGFFFSGDPVTGSGWVDTNPADKRFMVNNGPFQLKAGDRQDIVMAYVVAQSGSALQSLDKLKTTDELAQASYDNNFLSAPPIPVPDVTVRTGDKEIELIIDYSESFNFSGIQDVVGEIDFEGFEIYQFNSLSTQDEVSGVENAKIIARFDLDNDVGDLYIDDSNGERIKVWEKQSGDNSLSSADLEEAGVAIQRLKITNDAFNLNEPLVNAKQYYFAVVPFGINKTLAFENDNTAAGDDLVLPGGLFASNRISGFIRATPGTSVFAPFNADQANKSSGESQGSVSVDVVDRGLVTGDEYEVSFFDDAKYWKLMNKDNDVTLLDSMTFQGLAGTEWSFPIVDGLSVRVYDVDERAVSVDTSAAPWLIGANESSFSDSALYDDGVDLVKHVDNPFTLTDWIRKEEYFPVRVVFDTTDNSKFGAFLRGNFSRYRRKGDTFVSAYDMSDADNPRKLNLCAWAPSGATLYTETSGPILYIMTSDYDSTDIYNPTRSDSRVFTDEAYMAVKLFSKADSLLQSNIMTLDIEVNYPNTDLDVFRFESAELVTELSTSDRKGILDKVRIVPNPYYGYSSYEVSYDAPLIKFTNVDKQATIRIFNLAGQLIKTIEKNDTNTNVAWNLRNEANLKVASGMYIAHIEVPGVGEKILKFGIVQREDRIDRF, from the coding sequence ATGAAAAAAACTAAATTTTTTATATTTTTATTAGTAATATTTTCTACTTTACTTTTTGCTAAAGATGTTAATGATAGTAAAAAGTCAAAATTAGGAAAGGTTACACTAACAGGTCAAACAGCACGCATGAATATTAACAGGGTTGACCTTGCTGTTACCAATGATGGACAAACAGGGAATGACGCAGATTCTTTTTACCCCAATGGAACAGACTTATCTTTTATATTTTCCGGAGGTCCGGTAATGTCTGGTTATGTAAATGGGAGTTTAAGGACAGCTTGGATGGCTCCTGCATCCAGGATTCAGGAATTGCAACCAGGCAATGCCGGAACTAATCCTGATGCTGCGGAATTTGTTTTTTATACTGTAAATGGTTCAGATGCGCAAGGTAGTGAAAACTACATAAAATGGGCCGACGCTGTTGCAATTGGTGCAGATTTTTATGATGCGGATGGAGATGGGGCATATGACCCAAATATCGATAAGCCTGATATTATCGGTGATCGCACTTTATGGTGTGTTTACAATGATGGTGTACCTGCCTCGAGCAGAGACGTATTAAATACTCAGGCATTGGGAATTGAAGTAAGGCAATCAATTTGGGCTTTTCAAAGAAGTGACGCTTTAGGGGATGTTGTTTTTATTCGCTATAGTGTTGTCAATGTTTCGGGTAATGATATCGATGACATGATCATATCCGGATGGACAGATCCCGATTTAGGTACTCCAACTGATGATTTAATTGGTTGTGATACAACATTGAGCATGGGTTATATTTATAATTTCCAGGATGATGGTGATTATGGCCTCAACCCGCCTGCATTTGGTATTGATTTCTTTCAGGGTGCAATTATTGATGCCCCAGGTGATACGGCTTTTAATTTCAGGGGTCCACTACTCGGTGTTGATACATTACTTGATATGAAGAATCTTCCCCTGACATCTTTCATGTATTATGAAAACGGTGGTAATATATTACCGGGACCAACTAATAAGGATATTGCCAGAAATTATCAACTAGGTGGTCTTGATGCAAACAGCGATCCTGTTGTCCCGCAGGATTGGGGTGCTGGTGGCGATGCTAGCAGCAATGAAGGATTTTTCTTTAGTGGAGATCCAGTGACTGGTTCAGGTTGGGTAGACACTAACCCTGCAGATAAAAGGTTTATGGTCAATAATGGACCATTTCAATTGAAAGCTGGTGATAGGCAAGATATTGTTATGGCGTATGTAGTGGCTCAATCTGGAAGCGCTCTTCAGAGTCTTGATAAGTTAAAAACTACTGATGAGTTAGCACAGGCATCATATGATAATAACTTTTTATCCGCCCCTCCCATTCCAGTTCCGGATGTAACTGTACGTACTGGAGACAAAGAAATAGAATTGATAATTGATTATTCAGAATCTTTTAATTTTTCCGGAATACAAGATGTGGTTGGCGAAATTGACTTTGAAGGTTTTGAAATTTACCAATTCAACTCTTTGTCTACACAAGATGAAGTAAGCGGTGTTGAAAACGCTAAAATTATTGCACGCTTTGATTTAGATAATGATGTTGGGGATCTATATATTGACGATTCCAATGGTGAGCGTATAAAAGTATGGGAAAAACAAAGTGGTGATAATAGTTTGAGCAGTGCCGATTTAGAAGAAGCAGGTGTTGCAATACAAAGATTAAAAATAACCAATGATGCATTTAATTTGAATGAACCCTTAGTTAATGCAAAGCAGTATTACTTTGCAGTTGTTCCTTTTGGAATAAACAAAACATTAGCTTTCGAGAATGATAATACAGCAGCAGGAGATGACCTTGTTTTACCTGGAGGGTTATTTGCTTCAAATAGAATTTCCGGGTTTATAAGGGCAACACCGGGTACTTCGGTTTTTGCACCGTTTAATGCGGATCAAGCAAACAAATCTTCTGGTGAAAGCCAAGGGTCTGTAAGTGTTGATGTAGTTGATCGTGGCTTAGTAACTGGTGATGAGTATGAAGTTTCTTTCTTTGACGATGCAAAATATTGGAAGTTAATGAATAAAGATAATGATGTGACTCTTCTTGATAGTATGACTTTTCAAGGGTTGGCTGGCACAGAATGGTCATTTCCAATTGTTGATGGCTTGTCGGTTAGGGTTTATGATGTTGATGAAAGAGCAGTCTCTGTAGATACGTCTGCCGCACCATGGTTAATTGGAGCCAATGAGTCTTCTTTTTCTGATTCAGCCCTATATGACGATGGCGTTGATTTGGTTAAACATGTCGATAATCCGTTTACTTTAACAGATTGGATTAGAAAAGAAGAGTATTTTCCAGTACGTGTTGTATTTGATACAACAGATAATTCAAAATTCGGTGCGTTTTTAAGAGGTAATTTTTCAAGATATCGCCGGAAAGGTGATACTTTTGTTTCGGCGTATGATATGAGTGATGCGGATAATCCCAGAAAACTAAATCTTTGTGCCTGGGCTCCAAGTGGCGCAACATTATATACAGAAACATCCGGACCTATTCTATATATAATGACATCGGATTATGATTCAACAGATATTTACAATCCAACCAGAAGTGACAGCCGTGTTTTTACAGACGAAGCATATATGGCAGTAAAGCTTTTTTCAAAAGCCGATTCGTTATTACAATCGAATATTATGACACTGGATATTGAGGTGAATTATCCTAATACAGATTTAGACGTTTTTAGGTTTGAAAGTGCGGAATTAGTTACGGAATTATCAACTTCTGATCGCAAAGGTATCCTCGATAAAGTACGTATTGTTCCAAATCCATATTACGGATATTCTTCATACGAAGTTAGCTATGACGCACCATTAATCAAATTCACAAATGTTGATAAACAAGCTACAATTAGAATTTTTAATTTAGCTGGGCAGCTAATAAAAACTATTGAGAAGAATGATACAAATACTAACGTTGCTTGGAATTTAAGGAATGAAGCAAATTTAAAAGTTGCTTCTGGGATGTATATAGCTCATATAGAAGTTCCTGGTGTTGGAGAAAAAATTCTTAAGTTTGGAATTGTTCAACGTGAAGACCGTATAGACAGGTTCTAG